One window of Athalia rosae chromosome 2, iyAthRosa1.1, whole genome shotgun sequence genomic DNA carries:
- the LOC105684671 gene encoding odorant receptor coreceptor, which translates to MMKYKQEGLVADLMPNIRIMQISGHFMFNYYNDAGGSSIKLFHQIYCVVHLVLILLQFGLCCVNLIQESGDVDDLTADTITILFFAHALIKLGYFAIRSKMFYRTFGIWNNPNSHPLFAESNARYHALALTKMRRLLMAVGITTILSVIAWTGITFVGDSVKTTIDKETNETITVEIPRLMLRSWYPFDASHGMAHAIVVGYQFYWLLITMVDSNMLDVLFCSWLLFACEQLQHLKQIMKPLMELSATLDTVVPHTNDLFKAGSTEHLRDNDPPPPPPPNELLDLDLRGIYSNRQDFTATFKSSGGITFNGGVGPNGLTKKQEMLVRSAIKYWVERHKHVVRLVTSIGDAYGVALLFHMLVSTVTLTLLAYQATKVHGINVYAASVIGYLLYTLGQVFLFCIFGNRLIEESSSVMEAAYSCHWYDGSEEAKTFVQIVCQQCQKAMTISGAKFFTVSLDLFASVLGAVVTYFMVLVQLN; encoded by the exons ATGATGAAATACAAGCAAGAAGGTCTCGTGGCGGACCTGATGCCGAACATAAGGATAATGCAAATAAGCGGCCACTTCATGTTCAATTATTACAACGACGCCGGAGGAAGTTCCATCAAATTGTTCCATCAAATCTACTGCGTG GTCCACCTCGTCCTGATCCTTCTGCAGTTCGGTCTCTGCTGCGTAAACCTGATCCAAGAGAGCGGGGACGTCGACGACTTGACGGCCGACACGATCACGATTCTATTCTTCGCTCACGCCCTGATAAAACTCGGCTACTTCGCCATCAGGAGTAAAATGTTTTACCGCACATTCGGAATATGGAACAACCCGAACAGTCATCCCTTGTTCGCCGAAAGTAACGCCCGTTACCACGCATTAGCGCTAACGAAAATGAGACGTCTTCTGATGGCCGTCGGTATCACCACCATTCTCTCGGTTATCGCCTGGACCGGAATCACCTTCGTCGGGGACTCCGTGAAGACCACCATAGACAAGGAAACGAACGAGACCATAACCGTGGAG ATCCCGAGGTTGATGCTGCGCTCCTGGTACCCCTTCGACGCCAGCCACGGAATGGCCCACGCGATCGTCGTCGGATACCAATTCTACTGGTTGCTCATCACCATGGTGGATTCCAACATGCTGGACGTTCTATTTTGTTCCTGGCTACTATTCGCCTGCGAGCAACTCCAGCATCTCAAGCAAATCATGAAACCGTTGATGGAGCTGAGCGCTACCTTGGACACGGTCGTGCCGCACACCAACGACTTGTTCAAG GCCGGAAGCACCGAGCATCTCAGGGACAACGATCCGCCGCCCCCGCCTCCCCCCAACGAACTGCTGGACCTGGACCTGCGGGGTATTTACAGCAATAGGCAAGATTTTACGGCGACGTTCAAATCATCGGGTGGGATCACGTTCAACGGAGGAGTCGGACCGAACGGTCTCACCAAGAAACAGGAGATGCTGGTCAGAAGCGCTATCAAATATTGGGTAGAGAGGCACAAGCACGTTGTAAG GCTGGTGACATCCATCGGTGACGCGTACGGGGTCGCCCTTCTTTTCCACATGCTGGTGTCCACGGTAACCTTGACGCTTCTCGCTTACCAAGCGACAAAG GTCCACGGAATAAACGTGTACGCGGCGTCCGTTATCGGTTACCTCCTCTACACACTTGGACAAGTATTTCTCTTCTGTATTTTCGGGAATCGTTTGATCGAGGAG aGCTCCTCAGTTATGGAAGCAGCCTATTCCTGTCACTGGTACGACGGCTCCGAAGAGGCGAAAACTTTCGTCCAAATCGTCTGCCAACAGTGTCAGAAGGCGATGACCATATCCGGTGCTAAATTTTTCACGGTCTCTCTGGATCTGTTCGCATCC GTACTCGGGGCGGTTGTTACCTACTTCATGGTGCTAGTGCAGCTCAACTAA